Within the Thermosynechococcus sichuanensis E542 genome, the region GCCATGTTTGCCATGCTTGCAGAATGGCTCCCGGCGACCCTGCTCCCAAGTCCAAGAGGGCGGGAGTAACCCGCTGCCAAAAGTCAGGGGGCGCCACCTGTTTCAGCACCTGTTCGAGATTGTGACGGTTGAGGGGATAGAAGGGAATTTTCTGACAGCGGGAAACAATCGTATTCAAGAGCGCTGACGGACTGGGAGCAATGAGAATCAACGTGGCGCGCCCCGGTTCCTCAAGGGTTTTCAGCAGGGCATTGGCAGCGGCTTCGTTCATGGTTTCGGCTTGGGTCAAGACCACCAGCGATCGCGGCGCCCGCATAGGCGGTTGGCTGAGGTGACGGCTGAGGTGGCGAATCTGCTCTAGACGAATCTGGGGGGCGCTACGGGGAATCTCCTTCTCCGCAGCAAGGAGTTGGCGACGGGTGTAGAGCGTCCCTTGCACACTGTAGGTGGGTTCAATCCAGAGGACATCCGGGTGGTTGCTGAGGTCGCTTTCCTCCTGCAAAATCGCTTGCAGAAAACAGCGGGCAGTGAGGGCACGGCCTACCCCTTCAGGCCCAACAAAGAGATAGGCAGGGGCAAGTCGCTGGCGATTAAGGGCATGGGTCAAGAATTCAACAGCCGTCGGCTGACCAATCACCGCGCGAAACCAATTCATGGTTTGGGGAAATGGGCTTCAACATAGGCAATGGCACTGGCGCGATCGCTGACAAGGCCATCGAGCATCGCCGATCGCAGGGCAAGGAGAATTTGCCGTAACTGGGGCCCGCGAGGATAGCCCAACTGTTGCAGATCATGGCCATTTAAGGGCGGCTTTTGCAATCGCCACTGCCAGAGATACTCCCGCAATAGAACAACATCCCCTAAATCGGCTTCACGACCCTGCGCCTGCTGCACCGCTGCCAACAGCACAATGACCGGTAAGGGCTGACTCTCTAAAAAGTCACAGTAGCAACTGCGCGGTTGCTGGCTCTGCCGCAATGTCTGCCATTGCTCTTGCAAGCTAGGAAAAGAGTCGAGCCATTCACAGATGTGCTCCCCCAGTTGCAGTTGACGGGCGATCGCCCCCGCTGTAGGGACGGTCACAATCAAGGCCAAAAGTTCTAGCTCCCACAGGGGAAAGGTTTGCCACTCTCGCCGCTCAGGGATCTCTGGCCACCACTCCCAAACCAACTGCAAGCGCACCTTGGCCGCCTCATCAAAGGTGACTTGACGATCCAAACACTCGAGGGCACCCAACTCCGCCAACATTGTCAAGGCGCGCTCACCGCCAAAGTGTTCATTTGGCGCAAGGGGCAGTTCGAGGATATGGCGCAGTTCAT harbors:
- a CDS encoding DNA polymerase III subunit delta'; the protein is MNWFRAVIGQPTAVEFLTHALNRQRLAPAYLFVGPEGVGRALTARCFLQAILQEESDLSNHPDVLWIEPTYSVQGTLYTRRQLLAAEKEIPRSAPQIRLEQIRHLSRHLSQPPMRAPRSLVVLTQAETMNEAAANALLKTLEEPGRATLILIAPSPSALLNTIVSRCQKIPFYPLNRHNLEQVLKQVAPPDFWQRVTPALLDLGAGSPGAILQAWQTWQEIPEAFRHLGEQLTAPLPVQTALELARDITQSLDVERQLWLLSLMQQQLWQGGQFPQCVAVLQELERARQYLQQYVQPRLVWEVLLMQLGTV